Proteins co-encoded in one Patescibacteria group bacterium genomic window:
- a CDS encoding glycosyltransferase encodes MTQKSILYIITKSVWGGAAKYVYDLATHLPKSEFQITVAAGGKEKFAQKIAQAQIPYIEIANFQRQISFFREFFAFFEILSLLSRLKPDIIHVNSSKAGGVVGAAAWFYKIFSRRSPRLIFTAHGWAFSEDRPKIQIILIKIISRITALFYHQIICVSEYDRQTALKNKIAPARKLKTIHNGIDFEAISFLPREEAQRKLINKTSPLVIGTIAEWTKNKGLKYLLEAVKKIKDKEFDIIFIGSGENPDKKQIQELVEKHPLKKNIHLIEFVENAAAYLKAFDIFVLPSLKEGLPYTILEAMAAEVPIIATNVGGIPEILSLNLIQPKNSQQLAEKIKYFINNRENIKQKISSKFSLEKMVKETKELY; translated from the coding sequence ATGACCCAAAAATCAATTTTATACATCATCACCAAATCGGTCTGGGGCGGCGCGGCAAAATATGTCTATGATTTAGCGACTCATCTTCCAAAAAGCGAATTTCAGATTACTGTCGCCGCGGGCGGAAAGGAAAAATTCGCCCAAAAAATAGCCCAAGCCCAAATTCCTTATATTGAAATAGCAAATTTCCAACGCCAAATTAGTTTTTTTAGAGAATTTTTCGCTTTTTTTGAAATCTTATCCCTTCTTTCCCGACTAAAACCCGATATTATTCATGTTAACAGTTCCAAAGCGGGAGGCGTTGTCGGCGCGGCCGCCTGGTTTTATAAAATTTTCAGCCGGCGCTCGCCTCGCCTTATCTTCACCGCCCACGGATGGGCTTTTTCGGAAGACCGACCCAAAATACAAATTATTTTAATTAAAATAATTAGCAGAATAACCGCTTTGTTTTACCATCAAATAATCTGCGTTTCCGAATACGATCGCCAAACCGCCCTCAAAAACAAAATCGCCCCGGCGCGCAAACTAAAAACAATCCACAACGGAATTGATTTTGAAGCAATCTCATTTCTCCCCCGCGAAGAAGCCCAAAGAAAACTAATCAACAAAACCTCACCCTTAGTCATCGGAACAATCGCCGAATGGACAAAAAACAAAGGGTTAAAATACCTCTTAGAAGCGGTTAAAAAAATTAAAGATAAAGAATTTGATATAATTTTTATCGGCAGCGGAGAAAATCCCGACAAAAAACAAATCCAAGAATTAGTTGAAAAACACCCCCTCAAAAAAAATATCCACCTAATTGAATTCGTTGAAAACGCCGCCGCCTATCTCAAGGCATTTGACATTTTCGTCCTCCCCTCCCTCAAAGAAGGCCTGCCCTACACTATCTTAGAAGCCATGGCTGCTGAAGTGCCAATTATAGCCACTAATGTTGGTGGAATACCAGAAATACTTTCTTTAAATTTAATCCAACCAAAAAACAGCCAACAATTGGCTGAAAAAATTAAATACTTTATTAATAACCGCGAAAATATCAAACAAAAAATATCAAGCAAATTCTCTCTCGAAAAAATGGTCAAAGAAACAAAAGAACTTTATTAG
- a CDS encoding B12-binding domain-containing radical SAM protein, with translation MKIILVSPSFNVHTIAPPLGLGYIASVLLDNGHQVEILDPSRKKLSLDDVAEIIISANPDVLGLSILTSRYNASKELIAKVKEKSPQIKTIVGGAHISALPEISVKDIKADYGAIGEGEYILLELLEHLQGKRKLEDILGLVYWQNEIIKINPRRPNIENLDSIPFPAWHLMDPREYPPMPHQFFFKKYPVAPIMTTRGCPHLCSFCAAESIWGRKYRTRSVKNIVDEIELLVTKYGVKEIHIEDDNFTLIKKHALDVCNEIIRRKLNIVWKCPNGVRADSLDEELLAKMKESGCYQLAFGIESGNQEILNSVNKRLDLKIIPGAVKRAKAAGLEVHGFFMIGFPGETYQTAMDTIKFSRSIGLDVANYATLAYLPGSAVFKEWIKNKKTESMDWGSFNYYTPQDTVGLTADQLKKIQRKALLRFYFSPKVLISHLLKLKLKQIPYLPRAIFDYLIGN, from the coding sequence ATGAAAATTATCCTCGTTTCTCCCTCATTCAATGTTCACACGATCGCGCCTCCTTTGGGGTTGGGCTACATCGCTTCAGTCCTTTTGGATAACGGCCATCAAGTTGAAATCCTGGATCCTTCAAGAAAAAAACTGTCTCTTGATGATGTCGCGGAAATTATAATCTCCGCGAACCCTGATGTCTTGGGCTTAAGCATTCTTACCTCCAGATACAACGCCAGCAAAGAATTAATCGCTAAAGTTAAAGAAAAGTCGCCTCAAATTAAAACTATTGTTGGCGGAGCCCATATTTCCGCCCTGCCCGAAATATCAGTTAAAGACATTAAAGCCGATTACGGCGCGATAGGAGAAGGAGAATATATTTTACTTGAACTTTTAGAACATCTTCAAGGAAAGAGAAAATTGGAAGATATTCTTGGTCTTGTCTATTGGCAAAACGAAATCATTAAAATCAATCCCCGAAGACCCAATATTGAAAACTTGGATTCAATTCCCTTTCCAGCCTGGCATCTGATGGATCCCCGAGAATATCCACCTATGCCCCATCAATTCTTTTTTAAAAAGTATCCCGTGGCTCCGATCATGACCACGCGGGGTTGCCCTCATCTTTGCAGTTTTTGCGCGGCGGAATCAATTTGGGGCAGAAAATACAGAACCAGAAGCGTTAAAAATATTGTTGATGAAATTGAACTATTAGTCACTAAATATGGCGTTAAAGAAATACATATTGAAGACGATAATTTTACTTTAATTAAAAAACACGCCTTAGATGTTTGCAACGAAATCATCAGACGAAAATTAAACATTGTCTGGAAATGCCCCAATGGCGTTCGGGCTGACAGTTTAGATGAAGAATTGCTGGCGAAAATGAAAGAATCTGGTTGTTATCAATTGGCTTTTGGCATTGAATCGGGCAATCAAGAAATACTTAACAGCGTTAATAAGCGGCTTGATCTTAAAATCATACCGGGAGCGGTTAAAAGAGCCAAAGCGGCTGGGTTGGAAGTCCACGGGTTCTTTATGATTGGCTTTCCAGGCGAAACATACCAAACAGCCATGGACACAATCAAGTTTTCCAGATCCATCGGTCTTGATGTGGCCAATTATGCCACTTTGGCTTACTTGCCCGGGTCGGCTGTCTTTAAAGAATGGATCAAAAATAAAAAGACTGAGTCCATGGATTGGGGCAGTTTTAATTACTACACGCCCCAAGACACAGTCGGTCTTACTGCGGATCAACTTAAAAAAATTCAAAGAAAAGCCCTTCTCCGATTTTACTTCTCGCCCAAGGTCTTAATCAGCCACCTTTTGAAATTAAAACTCAAACAGATACCTTACTTGCCTCGAGCCATCTTTGATTATTTGATTGGAAATTAA
- a CDS encoding O-antigen ligase family protein has protein sequence MEKFLKYIIWAGLVGICFIPLIVKSNYFFPYIVPKTLAFKVIVEMIFLAFLGLAVLKKEYRPKLNLALILFSLYIATVFASSFLGSNFYLSFWSNNERSEGLVLLLHLFLFLLVLSGFFRKTKDWLIIFEASFLSGILVSLFALGQYLDVSWIMGSAGGARLASTLGNAGYVAGYLNFNIFFGLILFFLRKNICLRSYYVLGILLQIFIVLNTLTRGGIMALGLSLFAFTVYLAFVRFRKNILIRNSAILILLLGIIFTSCAFLFKKADWVVNSDVLRRATSISFTDTTAENRLMTWQAAYWGFKEKPFLGYGYENFYQVFDKYFNPKIYRKAGSVVWFDRGHNIIADRLVTGGLIGLILYLSLLFIPLIYVWRYFYQSKISDRFIVPLIFSLIMIAYFIQNFFIFEALVTYIPLFITIAFLSQFCPDYAKSFSQSKKPYLVLLTIGVIAFLPVLFSANIKPASANKGLIDAMIYARAQKPQEAYNKFIEVIEMGTPNNQEYQQQLGEFVAGMVGNSSGLDDDWIKQAAFRTEQEFDKQVEEKISARNYLMFARFLNKTYQFNVGRLDKALTLLGKSAELSPTRPQIYYEMGYSQIYLGKYYHSLGEEEKAKEYFARSRANMQKAINLNDQVVESYINMIMVLFVTGESGQVQPYLDKMDEYSLAYRQKEPLERMANSAIHSGDYKWTAIFYNELLKIYPDNPNYLINIALSYAYLGENDKAIEAAEKTKKFGEDHAKQADLFIQDVLAGKYKK, from the coding sequence ATGGAAAAATTTTTAAAATATATTATCTGGGCGGGGTTGGTTGGAATTTGCTTTATTCCTTTAATTGTTAAAAGCAATTATTTTTTTCCATATATTGTTCCAAAAACATTGGCTTTTAAGGTTATTGTTGAAATGATTTTTTTGGCCTTTTTAGGATTGGCTGTTTTGAAGAAAGAATATCGGCCCAAACTAAATTTGGCTTTAATTCTATTTTCTCTGTATATCGCGACTGTTTTTGCTTCTTCTTTTTTAGGAAGTAATTTTTATTTGAGTTTTTGGAGCAATAATGAAAGAAGCGAGGGATTAGTTTTGCTTTTGCACCTTTTTCTATTTCTTTTAGTTTTAAGCGGTTTTTTCCGAAAAACAAAAGATTGGCTGATAATTTTTGAGGCGTCATTTTTAAGCGGCATTTTGGTTAGTTTGTTTGCTTTGGGTCAATATTTAGATGTTAGTTGGATAATGGGATCGGCGGGCGGCGCGCGGCTGGCTTCAACGCTTGGCAATGCTGGATATGTGGCGGGGTATTTAAATTTTAATATATTTTTTGGCTTGATTTTGTTTTTTTTAAGAAAAAACATTTGTCTCCGTTCGTATTATGTTTTAGGAATTCTTTTACAGATATTTATTGTTTTGAATACTTTGACTCGCGGGGGCATTATGGCTTTAGGGCTTTCTCTTTTTGCCTTTACTGTTTATTTGGCTTTCGTCCGTTTTAGAAAAAACATTCTTATTAGAAACAGCGCTATTTTAATATTGCTTTTGGGGATAATTTTTACTAGTTGCGCTTTTTTATTTAAAAAAGCCGATTGGGTGGTTAATAGCGATGTTTTAAGGAGGGCGACCAGTATTTCTTTTACTGATACCACGGCTGAAAACCGTTTAATGACATGGCAAGCGGCCTATTGGGGGTTTAAAGAAAAGCCATTTTTGGGTTATGGATACGAAAATTTTTATCAGGTTTTTGATAAGTATTTTAATCCTAAGATTTATCGCAAGGCGGGTTCGGTGGTTTGGTTTGACCGCGGTCATAATATCATCGCTGACAGACTGGTTACAGGCGGGTTAATTGGTTTGATTTTATACTTAAGTTTGTTGTTTATCCCTCTGATTTATGTTTGGAGATATTTTTATCAAAGCAAAATTTCGGATAGGTTTATAGTTCCTCTTATTTTCAGTTTGATTATGATCGCGTATTTTATTCAAAACTTTTTTATTTTTGAAGCGCTGGTGACATATATTCCATTATTTATCACGATTGCTTTTTTGTCACAATTTTGCCCTGATTACGCCAAGAGTTTTTCCCAATCAAAAAAACCGTATTTGGTTTTATTAACTATTGGGGTAATCGCTTTTTTGCCTGTTTTGTTTAGCGCCAACATTAAACCTGCTTCCGCTAACAAGGGACTGATTGACGCGATGATCTACGCGAGAGCGCAGAAACCGCAGGAGGCGTATAATAAATTTATTGAAGTGATTGAAATGGGAACGCCTAACAATCAGGAATATCAGCAGCAATTAGGCGAGTTTGTCGCGGGGATGGTTGGAAATTCAAGCGGTTTGGACGATGATTGGATCAAGCAAGCTGCCTTTAGAACGGAGCAAGAATTTGACAAACAAGTGGAAGAGAAGATAAGCGCGCGCAATTATTTGATGTTCGCTAGGTTTCTTAATAAGACATATCAGTTTAATGTTGGACGGTTGGATAAGGCGTTAACTTTACTTGGAAAATCGGCGGAATTAAGCCCGACCAGGCCGCAAATATATTACGAAATGGGATATAGCCAAATTTATTTGGGGAAATACTATCATTCTTTGGGCGAAGAAGAAAAAGCGAAAGAATATTTCGCGCGATCAAGAGCCAACATGCAAAAAGCGATTAATCTCAATGACCAAGTAGTTGAATCATACATTAATATGATTATGGTTTTGTTTGTGACGGGCGAAAGCGGGCAGGTTCAGCCATATTTGGATAAAATGGATGAGTATAGTTTGGCTTATCGCCAAAAAGAACCATTGGAAAGAATGGCTAATTCTGCCATCCACTCGGGCGATTATAAATGGACAGCCATTTTTTACAACGAATTATTGAAAATATACCCCGATAATCCAAATTATTTAATAAATATTGCTTTGTCTTACGCGTATTTAGGAGAAAACGATAAAGCAATTGAAGCAGCGGAGAAGACAAAAAAATTTGGCGAGGATCACGCTAAACAAGCGGATTTGTTTATCCAAGATGTTTTGGCGGGGAAGTATAAAAAATAG
- a CDS encoding SH3 domain-containing protein: protein MKKIVITILALLIAPMTVGAVADQMIFDANTNIEVGGVTLVIQDESIVDDMVVGANNIVFSLSTNSTLTIRSYDRKILNTTGDILAVSCNNTYSEISATGAPVASLTVTPSSEVCASTDPPSGGSGGGGGVAVPATPTTPTTTTGAVTATAGGGGKTTLTTDQNATAAVSLPIGAVSVSTNILITAESEGTVTASRPTPSSRSVVGGYIYDFTATSGTQAITNFNQTLTLTFTYTDEQISGLNESNLRVFYWKESTSQWVALVTTVNAETNTLTAETDHFTYFAVMGLTEGTEDEEELVEEAPTTIIDGDLIRNPNASGMAQFDIYIVKLANGKMFKRLILSPHVFESYEHFDKNGNGSPWDDVKDVAQSVMNEYTVSDLVRAVGDSKVYQLIASGDTGTKRWMNMTAARFANRGHDSDSIYEINETDRNAYATGADITEGEVSSSETIIIKVSTLRVRNLPSTEGEILTNVSEGEVYDLLDEQNGWYKITVNSVTGWCYGGDTGGYAAKQ, encoded by the coding sequence ATGAAAAAAATTGTAATAACAATTTTAGCTTTACTGATTGCGCCAATGACGGTTGGAGCTGTGGCAGATCAAATGATTTTTGACGCTAATACTAATATTGAAGTTGGTGGCGTTACACTTGTAATTCAAGACGAATCAATAGTTGACGATATGGTCGTTGGCGCTAATAATATTGTTTTTAGTTTATCAACAAATTCAACACTAACAATCAGGTCTTATGATAGAAAAATCTTAAATACTACTGGCGATATTTTAGCTGTTTCGTGCAATAATACATATTCTGAAATAAGCGCTACAGGAGCTCCGGTAGCAAGTTTGACAGTTACTCCTTCAAGTGAGGTTTGCGCGAGCACTGATCCGCCTTCTGGCGGAAGTGGCGGTGGAGGCGGCGTTGCTGTACCAGCAACTCCGACCACTCCAACGACAACCACAGGCGCGGTGACGGCGACGGCTGGCGGCGGCGGAAAGACCACTTTAACGACTGACCAAAATGCCACAGCGGCTGTTAGTTTGCCAATCGGGGCAGTGAGCGTTTCCACAAACATCCTTATAACAGCTGAATCTGAAGGAACAGTTACTGCTTCAAGACCAACCCCATCCAGCAGAAGTGTTGTTGGCGGGTATATATATGATTTTACAGCAACTTCCGGCACGCAAGCAATAACTAATTTTAACCAAACATTAACTTTGACTTTCACTTACACTGATGAACAAATCAGCGGATTAAATGAATCAAACTTAAGAGTATTTTATTGGAAAGAATCAACTTCGCAATGGGTTGCTCTTGTAACAACAGTTAACGCGGAAACTAATACTTTAACGGCTGAAACGGATCACTTTACCTATTTTGCCGTTATGGGATTAACAGAAGGGACAGAAGATGAAGAAGAATTAGTTGAAGAGGCGCCAACAACTATCATTGATGGCGATCTTATCCGCAATCCAAACGCCTCTGGTATGGCTCAATTTGACATCTATATTGTTAAATTGGCAAATGGCAAAATGTTCAAGCGCTTAATCTTAAGCCCTCATGTTTTTGAGAGTTACGAGCACTTTGATAAGAATGGAAATGGAAGTCCATGGGATGATGTTAAAGATGTCGCTCAATCAGTTATGAATGAGTATACTGTTTCCGATTTAGTTAGAGCAGTTGGCGATTCTAAGGTCTATCAACTAATCGCCAGCGGAGATACTGGAACAAAGCGATGGATGAATATGACCGCGGCGCGGTTTGCCAACCGAGGGCACGATTCAGATTCTATTTACGAGATTAACGAAACCGACAGAAACGCTTACGCGACCGGCGCGGATATTACGGAAGGAGAAGTATCAAGTTCAGAAACCATTATTATTAAAGTATCCACTTTAAGAGTAAGAAATTTGCCTTCCACAGAGGGAGAAATTTTGACTAATGTTTCTGAAGGAGAGGTCTATGATTTGCTTGATGAACAGAATGGATGGTATAAGATTACTGTCAATAGCGTCACAGGATGGTGCTATGGCGGAGATACTGGCGGCTACGCGGCTAAGCAATAA
- a CDS encoding tetratricopeptide repeat protein, giving the protein MNKKFIILLIVFFLCSAGATVFLFKDYFFSSKSQPTVEETWDFEKYLAIGYDQEQIDRLFAELSRLNSSLENNPNDYNTLLKVGNIYMMLEEYEKAEVVFLQIIEIEPSFAPAHANLGELYGSFWEEKSKAVDYYKKAIELHPWRSQYYRSLADLYRSDFPEKKNEIESLILSGIKEYPGNIDFYTYLASYFTQENNIPKAIDYLEQALEIEPDNAVLKQELIELEGH; this is encoded by the coding sequence ATGAACAAAAAATTTATTATTTTATTAATTGTATTTTTTTTATGCTCGGCAGGGGCGACAGTTTTTTTGTTTAAAGATTATTTCTTTTCAAGCAAGAGCCAACCAACGGTTGAAGAAACTTGGGATTTTGAAAAGTATTTGGCGATTGGATACGACCAGGAACAGATAGATAGATTATTTGCCGAATTAAGTCGGCTCAATTCTTCATTAGAAAACAATCCAAATGATTATAATACTCTCTTAAAAGTGGGCAATATCTATATGATGTTGGAAGAATATGAAAAAGCAGAAGTCGTTTTTCTTCAAATTATAGAGATAGAACCAAGTTTTGCTCCGGCTCACGCTAACTTGGGCGAATTATACGGTTCTTTTTGGGAGGAGAAATCAAAGGCCGTTGATTATTACAAAAAGGCGATTGAATTGCATCCTTGGCGTTCCCAATATTATCGCTCATTAGCCGATTTGTATAGAAGCGATTTTCCAGAGAAAAAAAATGAGATAGAGTCATTGATATTGAGCGGAATCAAAGAATATCCCGGGAATATTGATTTTTATACTTATTTAGCCAGTTATTTTACGCAAGAAAATAATATACCCAAAGCAATTGATTATTTAGAACAAGCGTTAGAGATTGAACCTGATAACGCGGTTTTAAAACAAGAATTAATTGAATTAGAAGGACATTAA
- a CDS encoding RNA polymerase sigma factor gives MKKREFVKIYDRYAGRIYRFVYLKVSSPRDSEDLTSEVFLRFWRNVSEDGSDKTVIENPRALLYKIANNLVIDFYRKKSRTDLIMDPEDSILSKIEDKFDLNSRLNIDSDVEEVKKALGQIENKYQNIIIWRYLDDFSNKEIAQILEKPEGTVRVLIHRALKELKCKMGAAPVAGAAPDA, from the coding sequence ATGAAGAAGAGGGAGTTTGTTAAAATTTATGATAGGTATGCGGGGCGGATTTATCGTTTTGTTTACTTGAAGGTTAGTTCGCCTCGGGACTCGGAGGATTTGACTTCGGAGGTTTTTTTGCGTTTTTGGCGGAATGTCTCGGAAGACGGCTCGGATAAGACAGTTATTGAGAATCCAAGGGCTTTGCTTTATAAAATAGCCAATAATTTGGTGATTGATTTTTATCGCAAAAAATCGCGGACGGATCTTATTATGGACCCAGAAGACAGTATTTTATCTAAAATTGAAGATAAATTTGATTTAAACAGCCGATTGAATATAGATTCTGATGTGGAGGAAGTAAAAAAGGCGCTTGGTCAGATTGAGAATAAATATCAAAATATTATCATTTGGCGCTATTTGGATGACTTTTCAAACAAGGAAATCGCCCAAATTTTAGAAAAGCCCGAAGGAACGGTTAGGGTGTTGATTCATAGGGCGTTGAAGGAGTTGAAGTGTAAGATGGGGGCTGCCCCCGTTGCGGGAGCAGCCCCCGATGCCTAG
- a CDS encoding transposase — MAEYKPRIYYEGAYYHVYNRGNNKKDIFLDEEDYIFYLKKAREYNKKYNVTIVFYCLMPNHIHLAIRQNTETPISKFVSSLHTSYSMYFNKKYSKTGHLFQGRFGCKIIDKDEYLLHLSSYIHLNPLSAGLVSKLEDYQWSSYPDYIGAREGTLCDKEVIMGDNSPEWYKRVTEEEVVDLQIKEKLDFE, encoded by the coding sequence ATGGCAGAATATAAACCAAGAATTTACTATGAAGGAGCGTATTACCATGTTTATAATCGTGGTAATAATAAAAAAGATATCTTTTTAGATGAAGAAGATTATATTTTTTATTTAAAGAAAGCAAGAGAATATAACAAAAAATATAATGTTACAATTGTTTTTTATTGCTTAATGCCTAATCACATTCATTTAGCAATAAGGCAAAATACAGAAACGCCTATTTCCAAGTTCGTTTCATCTTTACATACAAGTTATTCAATGTATTTCAACAAGAAATATAGTAAAACAGGGCATCTTTTTCAAGGTCGATTCGGGTGTAAGATTATTGATAAAGATGAATATCTTCTGCATCTTTCGTCATATATTCACCTAAATCCTCTTTCTGCGGGTTTGGTTAGTAAGTTGGAGGATTATCAATGGTCAAGTTATCCCGACTATATCGGAGCGCGCGAAGGAACGCTTTGCGACAAAGAGGTGATAATGGGGGATAATTCGCCGGAATGGTATAAACGAGTTACAGAAGAGGAGGTAGTTGACCTTCAAATTAAGGAAAAACTTGATTTTGAATAG